From one Mytilus edulis chromosome 1, xbMytEdul2.2, whole genome shotgun sequence genomic stretch:
- the LOC139501237 gene encoding guanine nucleotide-exchange factor SEC12-like, whose product MAANGKGGLLARSDFPLYTVNALDERHFIVAGGGGAAKTGVVNAIEVYEVRQTDNKLIASSIGRHDTGTKAVMNGCCHYDGRKHILAAGLDEKCHTYSLKYKVVSPKKNSGKTDDTVRKRKSNDGTEENGTKQINFDIEELDSFETDFNKDGSFQKTVQFSMDQKFLATGGADGFLRVWKYPELSKIFEVHAHKGDIDDVAISPANDKIVTVSRDHCACVWNAKEGSKDCELKWPLSDQYRHRACKYGLIEGSKEHYNLYTISIPVKRSQNPAPCYLAMWDSKKFTVKRMVSTGIEVLSALAISDDGTYAAVGTISGSVAVFISFSLQKLYSVSEAHNIFVTGLDFLPSSKATEAVTGDKDFTLLSISADNTIRVHQVAKRGSYSIVLLLIGLVVIVVLLFIFMAEMGL is encoded by the exons ATGGCTGCAAACGGGAAAGGTGGCTTGTTGGCACGTTCAGATTTTCCACTATACACGGTGAATGCGTTAGACGAAAGACATTTTATAGTTGCAGGCGGTGGAGGTGCTGCAAAAACTGGAGTTGTGAATGCAATC gaGGTATATGAAGTAAGACAGACAGACAATAAGTTGATAGCCAGCAGTATAGGTAGACATGACACAGGAACTAAAGCTGTTATGAATGGATGTTGTCACTATGATGGTAGAAAACACATATTAGCAGCAGGATTAGATGAAAAGTGTCATACATACtcattaaaatataaagttgtttctccCAAGAAAAACTCAG GTAAAACAGATGACACAGTTCGGAAAAGAAAATCTAATGATGGCACTGAAGAAAATGGAACTAAACAAATTAACTTTGACATTGAAGAATTAGACAGTTTTGAAACCGACTTTAATAAAGATGGAAGTTTTCAGAAAACTGTACAATTTAGTATGGATCAGAAATTTTTAGCAACAGGTGGTGCTGATGGGTTTCTTCGTGTTTGGAAG TACCCTGAATTGAGTAAGATATTTGAAGTCCATGCACACAAAGGAGATATTGATGATGTAGCCATCAGTCCTGCAAATGATAAG ATAGTAACAGTTTCTAGAGACCACTGTGCCTGTGTATGGAACGCTAAAGAGGGGAGTAAAGACTGTGAGCTCAAATGGCCGTTAAGTGATCAGTATCGGCATAGAGCATGCAA atatgGTTTAATAGAGGGAAGCAAAGAACATTATAACTTGTACACAATCAGTATACCTGTAAAAAGATCGCAGAATCCAGCACCTTGTTACCTTGCTATGTGGGATAGTAAAAAATTTACAGTTAAACGAATGGTCAGTACTGGAATAGAGGTGCTGTCAGCATTGGCTATCAG TGATGATGGGACTTATGCAGCTGTAGGTACAATCTCAGGAAGTGTGGCAGTCTTTATCTCTTTTAGTTTACAG aaattatataGTGTCAGTGAGGCCCACAATATATTTGTAACAGGTTTAGATTTTTTACCGAGTTCGAAAGCCACAGAGGCAGTGACGGGAGATAAAGATTTTACGCTACTCAGTATATCAGCTGACAATACCATTCGTGTTCATCAAGTTGCCAAACGCG GATCATACAGTATAGTGTTATTGCTTATTGGACTGGTAGTTATAGTTGTGTTATTATTCATCTTCATGGCAGAAATGGGATTATGA
- the LOC139501622 gene encoding uncharacterized protein: MEDIISTDHKEQPKRFWSYIKSRKQESTVIVTLKDKDGLLHSDTPTKASILNQQFQSVYTKEDIHNMPHIGPSPFPTMDNIRVSQAGVYKLRRGLRPFKATGPDEIPAYILKEAAEHISPYLTILYQKSLDTGIIPDDWRAANIVPVFKKKGKTQSFQLSASLIDFDLLQTIGTYFSQHHHGSL; the protein is encoded by the coding sequence ATGGAAGACATCATAAGCACAGACCACAAGGAGCAACCGAAACGATTTTGGTCCTACATTAAGAGCAGGAAACAAGAATCCACAGTCATTGTTACACTCAAAGACAAAGATGGACTTCTCCACAGCGATACACCAACTAAAGCTTCAATCTTAAACCAGCAGTTTCAATCTGTCTACACCAAAGAAGACATACATAATATGCCACATATAGGACCAAGTCCATTCCCAACTATGGACAACATCAGAGTCAGCCAGGCCGGAGTTTACAAGCTACGCCGTGGACTAAGACCATTCAAAGCCACTGGACCTGATGAAATTCCAGCCTATATACTCAAAGAAGCAGCTGAACACATATCACCATATCTGACCATACTTTACCAGAAATCTTTGGACACTGGAATTATTCCTGACGACTGGCGAGCTGCCAACATTGTCCCAGTCTtcaaaaaaaagggaaaaacacAAAGCTTCCAACTATCGGCCAGTCTCATTGACTTCGATCTGCTGCAAACTATTGGAACATATTTTTCACAGCACCATCATGGATCACTTTGA